The candidate division KSB1 bacterium genome contains a region encoding:
- a CDS encoding flagellar hook-basal body complex protein yields the protein MMRALFAGVSGLSNNQLKMDIIGNNIANINTIGFKTSRINFAEELSQLIQSSTESASGGTKNALFVGLGVRANSIERDFSQGILQTTGKQTDLGIEGDGFFVLSDGNTQLYTRAGNMHFDGNGRLVNANGLTVQGWTADLKGDLSATAQLGNITFDASVISPAISTQNLAIAGNLDATATPVREEWTANQTFTVAGAPAVGADTLNSLTQTTTPLVDGDIININGTNSDGSVVSATFTYGAANDGTTIDGLLASISASFNGAATLVNGSIVLNDLAFGESQTTITLSADPGNTGVIDLPGFVNTAKGFSPQTSSSVEVYDSLGSKHTLNVTFTKTENAREWTFKVGFSGNEVINEGSTGTITFKPTGSLDTIVYDNGQPLLNFSPGNGADDVIINLDFENSTGFSGVTQFAGQSSVLMPYQDGQAHGTLSAFSIDERGRLVGAFTNGRSRTIAQIALAKINNPEGLTHIGNNIYRTSGTTGIPSIGKAGEDLPASIFSGTLEASNVDLAAEFTDMIIAQRAFQANARVITVSDQFLSEVTQLKR from the coding sequence AAGAGTTGAGTCAGTTGATTCAATCTTCAACGGAATCAGCATCCGGTGGCACGAAGAACGCGCTCTTCGTCGGATTGGGCGTTCGCGCCAATAGTATCGAGCGGGATTTCAGCCAGGGAATTCTTCAGACCACGGGTAAACAAACCGACCTTGGTATTGAAGGAGACGGTTTTTTTGTCCTCAGCGATGGTAACACTCAGCTGTACACTCGTGCAGGGAATATGCACTTTGACGGCAATGGCCGTCTTGTGAATGCAAATGGCCTGACCGTTCAAGGTTGGACCGCAGATTTGAAAGGTGATTTATCAGCGACAGCTCAATTAGGCAATATCACTTTCGATGCATCGGTTATTTCGCCGGCCATCTCTACTCAAAATTTAGCAATTGCAGGGAATTTAGACGCCACTGCAACTCCGGTCAGGGAGGAGTGGACAGCCAATCAAACCTTCACGGTTGCAGGCGCCCCGGCGGTCGGCGCCGATACTTTGAATAGTTTAACTCAAACAACCACACCGCTGGTGGATGGTGACATAATCAATATTAACGGGACTAATTCGGATGGGTCGGTTGTTTCTGCCACATTCACTTACGGCGCAGCCAATGATGGAACAACCATTGATGGTCTGTTAGCTTCCATATCGGCATCTTTTAACGGCGCCGCCACTCTAGTGAATGGCAGCATCGTTTTAAACGATCTTGCTTTTGGTGAAAGTCAGACGACAATTACTTTGTCAGCGGATCCGGGCAATACCGGCGTCATTGATCTGCCCGGCTTCGTGAACACCGCAAAAGGCTTTTCACCGCAAACTTCATCCTCGGTTGAAGTCTACGATAGTCTCGGTTCGAAGCATACTTTGAACGTTACTTTCACTAAAACTGAGAATGCACGCGAGTGGACTTTTAAAGTGGGTTTTTCAGGTAATGAAGTAATTAATGAAGGGAGTACCGGAACAATTACTTTTAAACCCACCGGCTCGCTGGATACCATTGTTTACGATAATGGCCAGCCCCTTCTAAACTTTTCGCCGGGGAATGGAGCCGATGATGTCATTATCAATTTGGATTTCGAAAATAGTACCGGGTTTAGCGGAGTCACGCAATTTGCCGGTCAATCATCTGTTTTAATGCCATATCAAGATGGTCAGGCGCACGGCACTTTAAGCGCCTTTTCAATTGACGAAAGGGGCCGTTTGGTTGGCGCGTTTACGAACGGTCGAAGCAGAACGATCGCGCAAATTGCTCTGGCAAAGATCAACAACCCGGAAGGTTTGACTCATATTGGCAACAATATTTACCGGACATCGGGCACGACGGGAATCCCTTCGATTGGTAAAGCCGGCGAGGATTTACCTGCGTCGATTTTTTCGGGTACTTTGGAAGCTTCCAATGTGGATCTAGCGGCTGAATTTACCGATATGATTATTGCCCAGCGTGCTTTTCAAGCCAACGCCCGGGTGATTACGGTAAGCGATCAGTTTTTAAGTGAAGTTACCCAGTTGAAGAGATAA